In Streptomyces nodosus, one DNA window encodes the following:
- a CDS encoding phosphoribosyltransferase family protein → MTHRARDLALSHFQWIDGHADVWKIFRDPEALTGVVRGLAATFEGEGITAVCGIESRGFLLGAAVAVELGVGFIAVRKQHGLFPGEKLTRQTPPDYRRLRHELRIQRTSLTPSDRVLMVDDWVETGSQALSVKAMVEEVGSHWGGCAVIVDQASEACRRTLDVRSLVTAAELPEWNPQR, encoded by the coding sequence ATGACCCACCGAGCCCGGGACCTGGCCCTCAGTCATTTCCAGTGGATCGACGGCCACGCCGACGTCTGGAAGATCTTCCGAGACCCGGAGGCGCTCACCGGCGTAGTCAGAGGGCTCGCGGCGACATTCGAAGGTGAAGGAATCACCGCTGTCTGCGGCATCGAGTCCCGCGGCTTCCTGCTCGGCGCCGCAGTCGCTGTCGAACTCGGTGTCGGCTTCATTGCCGTGCGCAAGCAGCACGGTCTGTTCCCCGGTGAGAAACTCACCAGGCAGACACCCCCTGACTACCGCCGTCTTCGCCACGAACTCCGCATCCAACGCACCTCGCTCACACCGAGCGACCGAGTGTTGATGGTCGACGACTGGGTCGAGACCGGCAGCCAAGCGCTGAGCGTCAAGGCCATGGTCGAAGAAGTCGGAAGCCACTGGGGCGGCTGTGCCGTGATCGTCGACCAGGCATCCGAAGCATGCCGGCGAACGCTGGACGTGCGCAGCCTGGTCACGGCAGCCGAGCTCCCCGAATGGAACCCGCAGCGGTGA
- a CDS encoding NUDIX hydrolase translates to MVIIWINGAFGAGKTTTARELIELIPNSTLFDPEVVGGALPHLLPPKCLAEVGDFQDLPIWRRLVIDTAAAMLAELGGVLVVPMTLLRQDYRDEIFGGLAARRIPVRHVLLAPAETILRERIADREVPPDLPDGEIRVRQWAFDHIEPYRAALASWLTADAYPLDTGDLTPHEAALRIAEAVRTGAAPVCDIVQTPEPTAETVAAGVLLFDEQDRVLLVDPTYKAGWEFPGGVVEPGEAPARAGIREVAEETGITLGEVPRLLVVDWEPPVPPGYGGLRLLFDGGRLDSTETGRLLLPGPELRGWRFATEAEAAGLLPPVRYERLRWALRARERGAALYLEAGTPVG, encoded by the coding sequence ATCGTGATCATCTGGATCAACGGGGCGTTCGGCGCGGGGAAGACCACGACCGCGCGGGAACTGATCGAGCTGATCCCGAACAGCACGCTCTTCGACCCTGAGGTCGTCGGTGGAGCACTCCCGCATCTACTGCCGCCGAAATGCCTCGCCGAGGTCGGCGACTTCCAGGATCTCCCGATCTGGCGACGGCTGGTGATCGATACGGCGGCCGCGATGCTCGCCGAGCTCGGCGGGGTCCTCGTGGTGCCGATGACCCTGCTGCGCCAGGACTATCGCGATGAGATCTTCGGCGGCCTCGCGGCCCGGCGCATCCCCGTACGTCATGTGCTTCTCGCCCCGGCTGAAACGATCCTGCGCGAGCGTATAGCCGACCGGGAGGTTCCGCCCGACCTCCCGGACGGTGAGATACGGGTCCGCCAGTGGGCCTTCGACCACATCGAGCCCTATCGCGCCGCCCTCGCCTCCTGGCTCACCGCCGACGCCTATCCCCTCGACACCGGCGACCTGACCCCGCACGAGGCCGCCCTGCGGATCGCCGAGGCGGTACGCACCGGGGCCGCGCCGGTGTGCGACATCGTGCAGACACCCGAGCCGACCGCCGAGACCGTCGCGGCGGGCGTGCTGCTCTTCGACGAGCAGGACCGGGTGCTGCTGGTCGATCCCACCTACAAGGCGGGCTGGGAGTTCCCCGGCGGAGTCGTGGAACCCGGTGAGGCTCCCGCCCGGGCCGGCATAAGGGAGGTCGCCGAGGAGACCGGGATCACGCTCGGTGAGGTCCCCAGGCTCCTGGTCGTCGACTGGGAGCCGCCCGTGCCCCCCGGCTACGGCGGACTGCGACTGCTCTTCGACGGCGGCCGTCTCGACAGCACCGAGACCGGCCGCCTGCTGCTGCCCGGGCCCGAGTTGAGGGGCTGGCGGTTCGCCACCGAGGCCGAGGCGGCCGGTCTTCTTCCGCCGGTGCGCTATGAACGGCTCCGCTGGGCGCTCAGGGCCCGTGAGCGGGGCGCGGCGCTGTATCTGGAGGCGGGCACACCGGTCGGCTGA
- a CDS encoding protein kinase family protein → MPPDARLAAHRDIGDALAATDDRELAALVESGTPLGTGIGGRSLLIEVAGRRVFVKRVPLTDAEQRPGNVRSTANLFRVPVVCHYGLGSPGFGAWRELAAHTMTTGWVRSGQFSGFPLLHHWRVLPDPPRPLHEELADVERVVAYWGGAPQVRERIEALRTASASVTLFLEYVPHHLHDWLGARHASGDLDGALALVQRQLMATADFLQVHELLHFDAHFENVLTDGRRLYLADFGLTLSPRFLLTSEERAFYDRHHGYDHAYMAAQLVNWLVTALYGYRGEERDAFVRACAEGRRPEGAPSAAAGIIMRHAPLTAVRAGFSHRLRFESRNASYPYEALRDAYRRPTDSV, encoded by the coding sequence GTGCCTCCTGACGCGCGCCTCGCCGCCCACCGCGACATCGGCGACGCCCTCGCCGCGACCGACGATCGCGAACTCGCCGCGCTGGTCGAGTCGGGCACACCACTGGGCACCGGGATCGGCGGGCGCTCCCTGCTGATCGAGGTGGCCGGCAGACGGGTCTTCGTGAAGCGTGTGCCGCTGACGGATGCCGAGCAGCGCCCCGGGAACGTCCGCTCCACCGCGAATCTCTTCCGGGTGCCGGTCGTCTGTCACTACGGCCTCGGCAGTCCCGGCTTCGGGGCCTGGCGTGAGCTGGCGGCACACACGATGACCACCGGCTGGGTGCGGTCCGGGCAGTTCTCCGGCTTCCCGCTGCTGCACCACTGGCGGGTGCTCCCGGACCCGCCGCGGCCGCTCCACGAGGAACTCGCCGATGTGGAACGGGTCGTGGCCTACTGGGGCGGGGCGCCCCAGGTGCGCGAGCGGATCGAGGCGCTGCGCACGGCCTCCGCGAGCGTGACGCTGTTTCTGGAGTATGTGCCGCACCACCTGCACGACTGGCTCGGCGCCCGGCACGCCTCGGGCGACCTCGACGGCGCGCTCGCCCTGGTCCAGCGGCAGCTCATGGCGACCGCCGACTTCCTCCAGGTGCACGAACTCCTGCACTTCGACGCCCACTTCGAGAATGTCCTCACCGACGGGCGGCGCCTCTACCTCGCCGACTTCGGTCTCACGCTCTCCCCCCGTTTCCTGCTGACCTCGGAGGAACGCGCTTTCTACGACCGGCACCACGGCTACGACCACGCGTATATGGCCGCCCAGCTGGTGAACTGGCTGGTGACCGCGCTGTACGGATACCGCGGCGAGGAACGCGACGCGTTTGTGCGGGCCTGTGCCGAGGGGCGGCGCCCGGAGGGTGCCCCGTCGGCCGCCGCCGGGATCATCATGCGTCACGCCCCGCTCACCGCCGTCCGCGCCGGCTTCAGCCACCGCCTCCGCTTCGAGAGCCGGAACGCCTCCTACCCGTACGAGGCACTGCGGGACGCCTACCGGAGGCCGACCGACTCCGTGTAA
- a CDS encoding dipeptidase, whose protein sequence is MSSRPVAEAVASLMPRAKEELTELVAFRSVADFDQFPRSESEGAAGWVADALRAEGFQDVALLDTPDGTQSVYGFLPGPEGAKTVLLYAHYDVQPPLDEAGWSTPPFELTERDGRWYGRGSADCKGGIIMHLLALRALKADGGVPVHIKVIAEGSEEQGTGGLERYAEEHPDLLEADTIVIGDAGNFRAGLPTVTATLRGMTLVRVQVDTLEGNLHSGQFGGAAPDALAALVRVLDSLRAEDGSTSVDGLDSEARWEGVEYAEEQFRKDAKVLDGVELIGSGSVADRIWARPAVTVLGIDCPPVVGATPSVQSSARALVSLRVPPGTDAVEATKLLRAHLEARTPWGAQVLTEQLGQGQAFRADTTSPAYAAMAEAMAVAYPGQEMQYAGQGGSIPLCNTLAALYPQAEVLLIGLSEPEAQIHAVNESVSPEELERLSVTEALFLRNYAAS, encoded by the coding sequence ATGTCGTCGCGTCCAGTCGCCGAGGCCGTCGCCTCGCTGATGCCCAGAGCGAAGGAGGAACTCACCGAGCTGGTGGCCTTCCGATCGGTGGCGGACTTCGACCAGTTCCCCAGGAGCGAGAGCGAGGGCGCCGCCGGCTGGGTCGCCGACGCGCTGCGCGCCGAGGGGTTCCAGGACGTGGCGCTGCTGGACACCCCCGACGGCACCCAGTCGGTGTACGGCTTCCTGCCCGGCCCCGAGGGGGCGAAGACGGTCCTGCTGTACGCCCACTACGATGTGCAGCCGCCGCTCGACGAGGCCGGCTGGTCCACCCCGCCCTTCGAGCTGACCGAGCGTGACGGCCGCTGGTACGGCCGCGGCAGCGCCGACTGCAAGGGCGGCATCATCATGCATCTGCTCGCGCTGCGCGCGCTGAAGGCGGACGGCGGCGTGCCCGTGCACATCAAGGTCATCGCCGAGGGCTCGGAGGAGCAGGGCACCGGCGGTCTGGAGCGGTACGCCGAGGAGCACCCGGATCTGCTCGAGGCCGACACCATCGTCATCGGCGACGCGGGCAACTTCCGGGCCGGCCTGCCGACGGTCACCGCCACGCTGCGCGGCATGACCCTCGTACGGGTCCAGGTGGACACGCTCGAAGGCAATCTGCACTCGGGCCAGTTCGGCGGGGCCGCGCCCGACGCGCTGGCCGCGCTGGTCCGCGTACTGGACTCGCTGCGGGCCGAGGACGGTTCGACGTCCGTCGACGGGCTGGACTCCGAAGCCCGGTGGGAGGGCGTCGAGTACGCCGAGGAGCAGTTCCGCAAGGACGCCAAGGTGCTCGACGGGGTGGAGCTGATCGGTTCCGGTTCGGTCGCCGACCGGATCTGGGCGCGCCCGGCCGTGACCGTCCTCGGCATCGACTGCCCGCCGGTCGTGGGTGCGACGCCCTCGGTCCAGTCGAGCGCCCGTGCGCTGGTCAGCCTGCGGGTGCCGCCGGGCACGGACGCCGTCGAGGCGACCAAGCTGCTCCGGGCCCATCTGGAGGCGCGCACCCCGTGGGGTGCCCAGGTGCTGACGGAGCAGCTCGGTCAGGGTCAGGCGTTCCGGGCCGACACCACCAGCCCGGCGTACGCGGCGATGGCCGAGGCGATGGCGGTCGCCTACCCGGGCCAGGAGATGCAGTACGCGGGCCAGGGCGGCTCCATCCCACTGTGCAACACCCTGGCGGCGCTCTATCCGCAGGCGGAGGTCCTGCTGATCGGCCTGAGCGAGCCGGAGGCGCAGATCCACGCGGTGAACGAGAGCGTGTCCCCCGAGGAGCTGGAGCGTCTGTCGGTCACGGAGGCACTGTTTCTGCGCAACTACGCGGCGAGCTGA
- a CDS encoding geranylgeranyl reductase family protein yields MSSENSSADDVQRVWDVVVVGAGPAGASAAYAAAVAGRRVLLLEKAELPRYKTCGGGIIGPSRDSLPPGFELPLRDRVRAVTFSNNGRFTRTRRSKHTLFGLVNRPEFDQQLVEHAQKAGAELRTGVTVSRVEQHGSAVPDRRTVAVVLQGGETLLARAVVGADGSASRIGAHVGVKLDQVDLGLEAEIPVPDTVAEDWQGRILLDWGPMPGSYGWVFPKGDTLTVGVISARGEGATTKRYLEDFIARLGLAGFEPSITSGHLTRCRADDSPLSRGRVLVCGDAAGLLEPWTREGISFALRSGRLAGEWAVRIAEAHDAVDTRRQALNYAFAIKAGLGVEMSVGKRLLAVFERRPGLFHAALTGFRPAWKAFKDITQGTTSLGEMVRNRPFVQRGLTALDPGTADDGVSS; encoded by the coding sequence GTGAGCAGCGAGAACTCTTCGGCGGACGACGTGCAACGGGTGTGGGACGTCGTCGTGGTGGGCGCGGGACCCGCGGGAGCATCTGCCGCCTATGCGGCTGCGGTGGCGGGGCGCAGAGTGCTGTTGCTGGAGAAGGCGGAGCTGCCCCGCTACAAGACCTGTGGCGGCGGCATCATCGGACCCTCGCGCGACTCACTCCCGCCCGGCTTCGAACTGCCGCTGCGCGACCGGGTGCGCGCGGTCACCTTCTCCAACAACGGGCGTTTCACCCGCACCCGCCGCTCCAAGCACACGCTGTTCGGGCTGGTCAACCGGCCCGAGTTCGACCAGCAGCTCGTGGAGCACGCCCAGAAGGCGGGGGCGGAACTGCGCACCGGAGTGACGGTCTCACGGGTCGAGCAGCACGGCTCGGCGGTGCCGGACCGGCGCACCGTGGCCGTGGTGCTGCAGGGCGGGGAGACACTGCTGGCGCGTGCCGTGGTGGGCGCGGACGGCAGCGCCAGCCGGATAGGAGCCCATGTCGGGGTGAAGCTCGACCAGGTGGATCTGGGCCTGGAGGCGGAGATCCCGGTACCGGACACCGTCGCCGAGGACTGGCAGGGCCGGATCCTGCTCGACTGGGGTCCGATGCCGGGCAGCTATGGCTGGGTCTTCCCGAAGGGCGACACACTGACGGTCGGTGTGATCTCCGCCCGTGGTGAAGGTGCCACCACCAAGCGGTACTTGGAGGACTTCATCGCCCGGCTCGGGCTAGCCGGCTTCGAACCGAGCATCACTTCCGGGCACTTGACCCGCTGCCGCGCCGACGACTCGCCCCTGTCGCGCGGGCGGGTGCTGGTGTGCGGGGACGCGGCGGGGCTGCTGGAGCCGTGGACCCGTGAGGGGATCTCGTTCGCGCTGCGGTCGGGACGGCTCGCGGGGGAGTGGGCGGTGCGGATCGCGGAGGCCCACGACGCGGTGGACACGCGCAGGCAGGCGCTGAACTACGCGTTCGCCATCAAGGCGGGGCTGGGCGTCGAGATGAGCGTCGGCAAGCGGCTGCTGGCGGTCTTCGAGCGCAGGCCCGGACTGTTCCACGCGGCCCTGACCGGTTTCCGTCCCGCCTGGAAGGCGTTCAAGGACATCACCCAGGGGACCACGTCCCTGGGCGAGATGGTGCGGAACCGGCCGTTCGTCCAGCGCGGGCTGACCGCGCTGGACCCGGGCACCGCGGACGACGGCGTCAGTTCGTGA
- a CDS encoding nitroreductase family deazaflavin-dependent oxidoreductase, with amino-acid sequence MSTHVQKPGWITVHVVNRAVAWLTRRGISVWGSRVLAVRGRKSGAWRTTPVNLMTVDGQQYLVAPRGHVQWTHNMRAAGGGELHLGKKVEAFTATEVADDDKVPLLRAYLKRWKAEVGVFFNGVGPDSPDEDLRRVAPDHPVFHITVTN; translated from the coding sequence ATGTCCACGCACGTCCAGAAGCCTGGCTGGATCACCGTCCATGTCGTCAACCGGGCCGTGGCCTGGTTGACCCGCCGCGGCATCAGCGTCTGGGGCTCACGGGTCCTGGCGGTCCGGGGCCGTAAGAGCGGCGCCTGGCGCACCACCCCCGTGAACCTGATGACCGTGGACGGACAGCAGTACCTGGTCGCCCCCCGCGGCCACGTCCAGTGGACCCACAACATGCGGGCGGCCGGCGGGGGCGAACTGCATCTCGGCAAGAAGGTGGAGGCGTTCACCGCCACCGAGGTCGCCGACGACGACAAGGTTCCGCTGCTGCGCGCCTATCTGAAGCGGTGGAAGGCCGAGGTCGGCGTCTTCTTCAACGGCGTCGGCCCCGACTCCCCGGACGAGGACCTGCGCCGTGTCGCCCCCGACCACCCGGTCTTCCACATCACCGTCACGAACTGA
- a CDS encoding TetR/AcrR family transcriptional regulator, translating to MSTARGARARARIEVTAAIKDEARRQLAAEGAARLSLRAVARELGMVSSALYRYFPSRDDLLTALIIDAYDSLGEAAEAADAATGDVAPVRRWVAVCEAVRRWALAHPHEYALIYGSPVPGYAAPETTVPPAARVGLLLIGIVRDAHRRRGVALTPVPAELQPEARRMAAELAPDLPPEVVTAMVASWAQLYGLVGFEVFGQFNKVVEDREAFFRHAVTQLAHGVGLVFP from the coding sequence ATGAGCACTGCACGAGGAGCCCGCGCCCGCGCCCGGATCGAAGTCACCGCCGCCATCAAGGACGAGGCACGCAGACAGCTCGCCGCGGAAGGCGCCGCCAGACTGTCGCTGCGCGCCGTCGCCCGCGAGCTGGGCATGGTGTCCTCGGCGCTCTACCGCTACTTCCCCAGCCGCGACGACCTGCTCACCGCGCTGATCATCGACGCCTACGACTCCCTGGGCGAGGCCGCCGAGGCCGCCGACGCCGCGACCGGCGATGTCGCCCCCGTCCGGCGCTGGGTCGCGGTGTGCGAGGCCGTACGCCGCTGGGCGCTCGCGCATCCGCACGAGTACGCGCTGATCTACGGTTCGCCGGTGCCCGGCTATGCGGCGCCCGAGACGACCGTCCCGCCCGCCGCCCGGGTGGGGCTCCTGCTGATCGGCATCGTGCGCGACGCACACCGGCGGCGCGGAGTGGCCCTCACCCCGGTGCCCGCCGAACTTCAGCCGGAGGCCCGCCGTATGGCCGCCGAGCTGGCCCCCGACCTGCCGCCGGAGGTGGTCACCGCCATGGTGGCCTCCTGGGCGCAGCTGTACGGACTGGTCGGCTTCGAGGTGTTCGGGCAGTTCAACAAGGTGGTGGAGGACCGTGAGGCCTTCTTCCGGCACGCGGTGACCCAACTCGCCCACGGTGTGGGCCTGGTCTTCCCCTAG
- a CDS encoding sensor histidine kinase, whose amino-acid sequence MEEQSTEDRRPWHGPPWWRRWGEEPRGFRLPWRSTVLLTAFVVVGTHFSAHHQRGGRAPLDALAFVLVLVASGALLWRQRHPVLVVFVTAAAAMVYLGAGYPFGPVLLTVAVGCFSALVAGHRRAAWAAVGMFWAGHVLVAHWLYRWLPPPGDTAASWGQELVVAAWVAALVALAELVRVRREQWARERAERAQAARRRADQERLRIARELHDILAHNISVITVQAGVGLALLDSDPEQARTALITIKAAGKEALGEVRQVLDTLRTPGDAPRAPAPGLDRLPELVEQAGHAGLTVTVEGESPRLAPGTDLAAFRIVQEALTNVVRHSGSRQARVHLDGTAGVLRLRVDDDGPASGADAGGSGSGLAGMRERAAALGGTLEAGPRPGGGFRVIAVLPLTVSPEEPQKRGATPEDREDR is encoded by the coding sequence ATGGAGGAGCAGAGCACAGAGGACCGGCGGCCATGGCACGGCCCGCCGTGGTGGCGCCGCTGGGGCGAGGAGCCCCGCGGATTCCGCCTGCCCTGGCGCAGCACCGTGCTGCTCACCGCCTTCGTGGTCGTCGGCACCCACTTCTCCGCCCACCACCAGCGCGGGGGCCGCGCACCCCTCGATGCCCTCGCCTTCGTACTGGTGCTCGTCGCCTCGGGGGCGCTGCTGTGGCGGCAGCGGCATCCCGTCCTGGTGGTGTTCGTGACGGCGGCGGCAGCGATGGTCTATCTGGGCGCCGGTTACCCGTTCGGACCGGTCCTGCTCACCGTCGCGGTCGGCTGTTTCAGCGCCCTGGTCGCCGGACACCGCAGGGCCGCCTGGGCGGCCGTGGGGATGTTCTGGGCCGGGCACGTCCTGGTCGCGCACTGGCTGTACCGGTGGCTGCCGCCGCCCGGCGACACGGCCGCCTCCTGGGGTCAGGAGCTGGTGGTCGCCGCCTGGGTGGCGGCGCTCGTGGCGCTGGCGGAACTGGTGCGCGTCCGGCGTGAACAGTGGGCGCGTGAGCGGGCCGAACGCGCCCAGGCGGCGCGGCGTCGTGCGGACCAGGAGCGGCTCCGCATCGCCCGCGAACTCCATGACATCCTCGCCCACAACATCTCCGTGATCACCGTCCAGGCGGGCGTCGGCCTGGCGCTCCTGGACTCCGACCCGGAGCAGGCGCGCACCGCGCTCATCACCATCAAGGCCGCCGGCAAGGAGGCGCTCGGGGAGGTACGCCAGGTGCTGGACACGCTGCGCACTCCCGGTGACGCGCCCCGCGCGCCCGCGCCCGGCCTGGACCGGCTGCCGGAGCTGGTCGAGCAGGCCGGGCACGCGGGTCTCACGGTCACGGTCGAGGGCGAGTCGCCGAGGCTCGCGCCGGGCACCGACCTCGCCGCGTTCCGTATCGTCCAGGAGGCCCTCACCAATGTGGTACGGCACTCGGGATCACGGCAGGCGCGGGTGCACCTCGACGGCACGGCGGGTGTACTGCGCCTCCGGGTCGACGACGACGGTCCCGCGAGCGGTGCCGACGCCGGGGGCAGCGGCAGCGGACTCGCCGGTATGCGGGAGCGGGCCGCCGCGCTCGGCGGGACGCTCGAGGCGGGGCCCCGCCCCGGCGGCGGTTTCCGGGTGATCGCGGTACTGCCGCTGACGGTGTCGCCCGAGGAACCCCAAAAGCGCGGGGCGACCCCCGAAGACAGGGAGGACCGTTGA
- a CDS encoding response regulator transcription factor, with amino-acid sequence MIRVLLADDQLLVRAGFKALLSAQPDIEVAGEASDGEEALRGVRELRPDVVLMDIRMPLLDGLAATRRITGQPDLEDVKVVILTTFELDEYVFEAIRSGASGFLVKDTEPDELLRAVRAVVDGDALLSPGATRRLIAEFAARSKEPAGAVPLDELTEREREVMALVGIGLSNDEIARRLVVSPLTAKTHVSRTMVKLGARDRAQLVVLAYESGLVRPGWLG; translated from the coding sequence TTGATCCGGGTACTGCTCGCCGACGACCAGCTGTTGGTCAGGGCCGGGTTCAAGGCGCTGCTCTCCGCGCAGCCCGACATCGAGGTCGCCGGGGAGGCATCCGACGGCGAGGAGGCGCTGCGCGGGGTGCGCGAACTACGGCCCGACGTGGTGCTGATGGACATCCGTATGCCGCTGCTCGACGGGCTCGCCGCGACCCGCCGGATCACCGGGCAACCGGACCTGGAAGATGTGAAGGTGGTCATCCTCACCACCTTCGAGCTCGACGAGTACGTCTTCGAGGCGATCCGCTCCGGTGCCTCCGGCTTCCTGGTCAAGGACACCGAGCCGGACGAACTGCTGCGCGCGGTACGCGCGGTGGTCGACGGCGACGCCCTGCTCTCGCCGGGGGCGACCCGGCGGCTCATCGCCGAGTTCGCGGCCCGCTCCAAGGAGCCGGCCGGCGCCGTCCCGCTCGATGAACTCACCGAGCGGGAGAGGGAGGTGATGGCCCTGGTCGGCATCGGCCTGTCCAACGACGAGATCGCCCGCCGTCTCGTCGTCAGCCCGCTCACGGCGAAGACCCATGTCAGCCGCACCATGGTGAAGCTGGGCGCCCGCGACCGGGCCCAACTCGTCGTGCTGGCCTATGAGTCGGGACTGGTACGACCCGGCTGGCTGGGCTGA
- a CDS encoding MFS transporter, with product MPGDDLTRLRIAITAFFALDGFVFAGWVVRIPAVKEQIGASAGDLGLALLGVSAGAVITMTLTGRLCRRFGSHPVTVVCAVLLSLSVALPPLTHSVLALALVLLLFGAAYGGMNVAFNSAAVDLIAALRRPIMPVFHAAFSLGGMVGAGLGGLVAGFLSPTRHLLGLTVIGLLVTAAAGRTLLRHQPPAPADLAPSEGRTPRLPKTRGQGRGRGLVTVFGLIALCTAYGEGALADWGALHLEQDLDAHPGVAAAGYSCFALAMTVGRLTGTALLQRLGPVRTVMAGGATAAAGMLLGSLAPSVWAALAGFAVTGLGLANLFPIAVERAGALAGAGGVAVASTLGYGGMLLGPPAIGFMADWYSLPTALTSVAVLAAVASVIGCAIGIGARRAAAVRP from the coding sequence GTGCCGGGCGACGACCTGACCAGACTCCGGATCGCCATCACCGCCTTCTTCGCCCTCGACGGCTTTGTCTTCGCCGGATGGGTGGTCCGGATCCCGGCGGTCAAGGAACAGATCGGGGCGTCGGCCGGCGACCTCGGGCTCGCGCTGCTCGGGGTCTCCGCCGGAGCGGTGATCACGATGACACTCACCGGACGGCTCTGCCGCCGCTTCGGCAGTCACCCCGTCACCGTGGTCTGCGCCGTCCTGCTGTCCCTGAGCGTGGCCCTGCCCCCGCTGACCCACTCGGTGCTCGCACTGGCGCTGGTGCTGCTGCTCTTCGGAGCCGCGTACGGCGGTATGAACGTCGCGTTCAACAGCGCCGCCGTCGATCTGATCGCCGCGCTCCGACGGCCGATCATGCCGGTCTTCCATGCCGCGTTCAGCCTGGGCGGCATGGTGGGCGCCGGACTCGGCGGGCTGGTCGCGGGGTTCCTGTCCCCCACCCGGCATCTGCTCGGGCTCACCGTGATCGGTCTGCTGGTGACCGCCGCCGCCGGACGCACCCTGCTGCGTCATCAGCCTCCGGCACCGGCGGACCTCGCTCCCTCCGAGGGACGCACACCCCGCCTCCCGAAGACCCGGGGCCAGGGCCGGGGCCGGGGCCTGGTGACCGTGTTCGGGCTGATCGCGCTCTGCACCGCGTACGGAGAGGGCGCACTGGCGGACTGGGGCGCCCTCCACCTGGAGCAGGACCTGGACGCCCACCCGGGTGTGGCCGCGGCCGGATACTCCTGCTTCGCGCTCGCCATGACCGTGGGCCGGCTCACCGGCACGGCGCTCCTGCAACGCCTCGGACCGGTCCGTACGGTGATGGCGGGCGGTGCCACGGCCGCGGCCGGCATGCTGCTGGGTTCGCTCGCCCCGTCCGTGTGGGCGGCTCTGGCCGGTTTCGCCGTCACCGGCCTCGGCCTCGCCAATCTCTTCCCGATCGCCGTCGAACGGGCCGGGGCCCTCGCGGGCGCCGGCGGGGTCGCCGTCGCCTCGACGCTCGGCTACGGCGGAATGCTCCTCGGCCCGCCCGCGATCGGGTTCATGGCGGACTGGTACTCGCTGCCCACCGCGCTCACCAGTGTGGCGGTGCTGGCGGCGGTGGCCTCCGTGATCGGCTGCGCGATCGGGATCGGGGCGCGCCGCGCGGCCGCCGTGCGTCCCTGA
- a CDS encoding HD domain-containing protein: MPAKIAGIGVPDSKLAREATELVREAASPTVFHHSRRVYFWGVLRGLNRGLYADPELLYVGALFHDLGLTERYRRDDQRFEIDGADEARSFLRRHGIGPDDAQLVWEGIALHTTPEIPWHMAPEVALVTAGVEADVLGLGLDEIGDRALEEVVAAHPRPDFKRQILKAFTDGIAHRPRTTFGNVKADVLERYVPGFERENFVDVILGSDWPE, encoded by the coding sequence ATTCCGGCCAAGATCGCCGGCATCGGCGTACCCGACAGCAAGCTCGCTCGGGAGGCGACCGAACTCGTCCGGGAGGCGGCCTCCCCCACCGTCTTCCACCACTCCCGGCGCGTCTACTTCTGGGGTGTGCTGCGCGGACTGAACCGCGGGCTGTACGCCGACCCCGAACTCCTCTACGTCGGCGCCCTCTTCCACGACCTGGGCCTGACCGAGCGCTACCGCCGTGACGACCAGCGCTTCGAGATCGACGGTGCCGACGAGGCCCGGAGTTTCCTCCGCCGGCACGGCATCGGACCCGACGACGCGCAACTGGTGTGGGAGGGGATCGCCCTGCACACCACCCCCGAGATCCCCTGGCACATGGCGCCCGAGGTCGCCCTGGTCACCGCGGGCGTCGAGGCCGATGTGCTGGGCCTCGGCCTCGACGAGATCGGTGACCGGGCGCTCGAGGAGGTAGTCGCCGCGCATCCGCGGCCCGACTTCAAACGGCAGATCCTGAAGGCGTTCACGGACGGCATCGCCCACCGTCCCCGGACGACGTTCGGCAATGTCAAGGCCGATGTGCTGGAGCGCTATGTGCCCGGGTTCGAGCGGGAGAACTTCGTCGACGTCATCCTCGGATCCGACTGGCCCGAGTGA